From the genome of Cryptococcus neoformans var. neoformans B-3501A chromosome 1, whole genome shotgun sequence, one region includes:
- a CDS encoding hypothetical protein (Match to ESTs gb|CF189874.1|CF189874, gb|CF188473.1|CF188473; HMMPfam hit to UQ_con, Ubiquitin-conjugating enzyme, score: 251.2, E(): 1.8e-72), protein MSTAAKRRLIRDFKRLTSDAPIGISGSPNPDNIMVWNAVIFGPPETPFEDGSFRLTLTFTDAYPNKPPTVRFISKMFHPNIYANGELCLDILQNRWSPTYDVAAILTSVQSLLNDPNPASPANVDAAQLFKENLKEYERRVKKTVELSWVDNADEIEAEVVEADEGSSS, encoded by the exons ATG TCCACAGCTGCCAAGCGACGTCTGATTCGAGACTTTAAGCGTCTCACTTCTGATGCCCCCATCGGTATCTCCGGCAGTCCCAATCCTGACAATATCATGGTATGGAACGCCGTCATCTTTGGACCTC CCGAGACACCATTTGAAGACGGCTCTTTTCGACTTACTCTCACATTCACCGATGCTTATCCTAACAAGCCCCCTACTGTTCGCTTTATCTCCAAAATGTTCCACCCCAATATCTATGCCAACGGCGAGCTTTGTTTGGATATCTTGCAGAATAGATGGAGTCCGACGTACGATGTGGCGGCAATCTTGACAAGTGTGCAAAGTCTGCTGAATGACCCCAACCCGGCTAG TCCTGCGAACGTCGACGCTGCTCAACTCTTCAAGGAGAATCTTAAGGAATACGAACGGCGCGTCAAG AAAACCGTTGAGCTTTCCTGGGTGGACAACGCAGATGAGATCGAAGCCGAAGTGGTTGAAGCGGACGAAGGGAGCTCATCATAA
- a CDS encoding hypothetical protein (HMMPfam hit to Mito_carr, Mitochondrial carrier protein, score: 308.1, E(): 1.3e-89), which translates to MSGNGSSSFAAPPSARILVIPPQFHSMTAGAGAGLVSSIVTCPLDVVKTRLQAQAASVHHKDYQTVEMIIKDIWTSGGFRGFYRGLGPTLAGYLPTWGIYFTVYDLVKDRLGAWAAHSDLPTKPSMVHIVAAMTAGATGTCMTSPLWVIKTRLMAQVGPSDQARYRNTLEAIVDIYRNEGFRAFYKGLLPSLMGISHVAVQFPLYEKAKSWSDNNTEGDHSSLTPSTILICSAFSKMVASIATYPHEVLRTRLQIRKSSPKSNSSSSVFSSNPSKPSHPPLPFSSMPFNYLPSADGKSHPPLDASDSTASHAHPPSDRQTRPLWRSLIKFRKEGGIIDTFLSIKNQDGWRGFYRGLSINLIRTVPSSAVTMLTYELIMRRLSSPTL; encoded by the exons ATGTCCGGTAATggctcctcatcctttgCAGCCCCACCGTCGGCACGCATTCTCGTCATCCCTCCTCAATTCCATTCTATGACAGCCGGCGCAGGGGCAGGCCTTGTATCATCCATCGTAACATGTCCTCTCGATGTTGTCAAGACTCGTTTACAGGCACAGGCAGCCTCGGTACACCACAAGGACTACCAAACAGTTGAAATGATCATTAAGGATATATGGACATCAGGCGGCTTCAGGGGTTTTTATAGGGGACTAGGACCGACACTGGCTGGGTACTTGCCTACATGGGGAATATATTTCACCGTGTATGATTTGGTCAAGGACAGATTGGGAGCTTGGGCGGCGCATAGTG ATTTACCTACAAAACCGTCGATGGTGCATATTGTAGCAGCAATGACGGCTGGAGCCACCGGAACGTGTATGACTAGCCCTTTATGGGTAATCAAGACTCGATTAATG GCCCAAGTAGGTCCATCCGATCAAGCACGATACAGAAACACTCTCGAGGCAATAGTAGACATTTACAGAAACGAAGGATTTAGAGCATTTTACAAAGGACTCTTACCGTCATTGATGGGCATTAGTCATGTTGCTGTTCAATTTCCTCTCTATGAAAAAGCAAAGTCCTGGTCCG ATAACAACACAGAGGGCGACCATTCCTCCTTAACACCTTCAACGATCCTTATCTGCTCTGCATTCTCCAAAATGGTTGCTTCAATAGCAACCTATCCTCATGAAGTCCTCCGAACCCGTCTCCAAATCCGCAAATCATCTCCTAAATCCAATTCTTCTAGCTCCGTTTTCAGTTCCAACCCTTCCAAACCTTCTCATCCACCATTACCATTCTCCTCAATGCCTTTCAACTACCTTCCATCCGCGGATGGCAAATCTCATCCACCATTAGACGCTTCCGACTCCACAGCTTCTCATGCCCACCCTCCATCAGATCGCCAGACCAGACCCTTATGGCGTTCATTGATCAAGTTCCGTAAGGAAGGCGGGATTATCGATACTTTTTTGAGTATAAAGAACCAAGATGGTTGGAGAGGATTTTATAGAGGGTTGTCTATCAATTTGATCAGGACTGTGCCCAGTAGCGCTGTCACAATGCTTAC ATACGAACTTATCATGCGTAGATTGTCTTCACCCACATTATGA
- a CDS encoding hypothetical protein (HMMPfam hit to Dak1, Dak1 domain, score: 435.3, E(): 6.8e-128; HMMPfam hit to Dak2, DAK2 domain, score: 111.1, E(): 2.6e-30): MTDRHIFPDHKTLVFRSLRGLVASHPYLSLIPSQKVVYRADHDPSKVSLICGGGSGHEPGTVGFVGAGLLTASVAGDVFASPSARQVMEAIKRVHSDKGTILIITNYTGDNLHFGLAKLMAQSAGLKNVELVVVGDDVSVPKSRGKYVGRRCLAGITLVCKILGAASEVDVEFQNLVTLGRSLSANTASVAMALDHCHVPGRSGEADWHLPEGKIEIGLGFHNETGVFSIPQPPPDVLINKLLDLLLKQDDPERSFVKFKDGDELVLLVNNMGGMSVLEMGSVVDEVLIQLESRGIVPTRILNGPFMGSMNMPGISLSLLNLTNVAEECPFVDTSKLAEFLDAPHNSVAWPATSQVYPLPEKLANRKREDKFVDVEEEKKEEVTGGPQLFGNEELIRKAMKQAAEDVLASEPKLTKWDTIVGDGDCGETCALGAQATLKALEQGLGSDGELVHFFRVLTEVIDGSMGGTLGAIFSIFLAGLTTALIDAASSPNGAPELTPAFFGQVTSSALETLKARTAARVGHRTVMDALIPFGETLAESGDLKKAVEACRKGGDSTVDLQAKLGRATYVGQLEGDMPPDPGAMAFVTVVEGILKAYSS; encoded by the exons ATGACAGACCGACACATCTTCCCAGACCACAAGACTCTGGTTTTCAGATCCCTCCGAGGTCTTGTTGCCTCTCATCCTTATCTCTCCCTGATCCCCTCCCAGAAAGTCGTCTATCGCGCAGACCACGACCCTTCCAAGGTTTCTCTTATTTGCGGTGGTGGTTCCGGCCACGAGCCTGGTACTGTCGGATTCGTTGGAGCTGGTTTGCTCACAGCGAGTGTCGCCGGCGATGTGTTTGCCAGTCCTAGTGCAAGACAGGTTATGGAGGCTATCAAGCGCGTCCACAGCGACAAGGGTACCATTCTGATTATTACAAACT ACACTGGCGACAACCTTCATTTCGGGCTAGCGAAGCTCATGGCTCAATCAGCTGGTTTGAAAAACGTCGAGCTCGTGGTCGTCGGCGATGACGTCTCAGTGCCGAAATCTCGCGGAAAGTATGTTGGCCGAAGGTGTCTTGCGGGTATAACTCTTG TCTGCAAGATTCTCGGCGCCGCCTCGGAAGTCGATGTGGAATTCCAAAACCTCGTGACGCTCGGTCGCTCCCTTTCGGCCAACACTGCCTCCGTCGCCATGGCCTTGGACCACTGTCACGTCCCAGGCAGGTCGGGGGAAGCCGACTGGCACTTGCCCGAAGGTAAAATCGAGATTGGTCTCGGTTTCCACAACGAAACT GGTGTTTTCAGCATTCCTCAGCCGCCGCCTGATGTTCTCATCAACAAGCTTTTGGATCTCTTGCTCAAGCAAGACGACCCCGAGAGGTCTTTTGTCAAGTTcaaggatggtgatgagCTCGTTTTGCTCGTGAACAATATGGGCGGTATGAGTGTCCTCGAGATGGGCTCTGTCGTCGATGAAGTCCTTATTCAGCTCG AATCCCGAGGTATCGTCCCCACACGAATCCTCAACGGCCCCTTCATGGGCTCCATGAACATGCCCGGtatctctctctccctcctcaacctcaccAACGTTGCCGAAGAATGTCCCTTTGTAGACACTTCAAAGCTGGCTGAATTCCTTGATGCTCCACACAACTCTGTCGCTTGGCCTGCAACGAGCCAGGTTTACCCCTTGCCCGAAAAGCTGGCAaacaggaagagagaggataagtttgtggatgtggaagaggagaagaaggaggaggttaCTGGTGGGCCTCAGTTGTTCG GTAACGAGGAGCTTATTCGCAAGGCTATGAAGCAAGCAGCTGAGGATGTGCTTGCTAGCGAACCCAAACTTACCAAGTGGGATACC ATTGTCGGTGACGGTGACTGTGGAGAAACATGTGCCCTTGGTGCCCAAGCGACCCTTAAAGCTCTCGAACAAGGCCTTGGCTCTGACGGCGAACTTGTCCACTTTTTCCGAGTCTTGACTGAAGTCATCGACGGTTCAATGGGCGGTACCCTCGgcgccatcttctccatcttcctcgccgGTCTCACTACCGCCCTCATCGATgccgcctcctcccctAACGGTGCCCCCGAACTCACCCCTGCCTTCTTCGGCCAAGTCACTTCCTCTGCCCTCGAAACTCTCAAAGCTCGTACTGCCGCGCGAGTCGGTCACCGAACTGTCATGGACGCGCTTATTCCCTTTGGGGAGACACTTGCCGAGAGTGGagatttgaagaaggctgtGGAGGCGTGTAGGAAAGGTGGGGATAGCACGGTGGACTTGCAGGCCAAGTTGGGTAGAGCGACGTATGTAGGCCAGTTGGAGGGCGACATGCCACCCGACCCTGGAGCGATGGCGTTTGTGACTGTGGTGGAAGGTATTCTCAAGGCTTATAGTTCTTAG
- a CDS encoding hypothetical protein (HMMPfam hit to LacAB_rpiB, Ribose/Galactose Isomerase, score: 87.0, E(): 4.6e-23) — MSQPPYTIVLACDSAGHEYKSALKALLESDKRVKGVIDVGINKDASGKLEDTAYPHIAVDAARKVAKGEADRGLLICGTGMGVAISANKVPGIRASVAHDSFSVERLIKSNNAQILCLGQRVIGIELAKKLVAEWLGHVFDPSSASNDKVKVIHDYDGYEYEAVPGGCT; from the exons ATGTCCCAGCCTCCTTACACTATTGTTCTTGCCTGCGACAGCGCTGGACACGAATACAAGTCCGCCCTTAAGGCCTTGCTCGAATCTGACAAGCGAGTCAAGGGCGTTATCGACGTCGGTATCAACAAGGATGCCAGCGGCAAGCTTGAAGACACCGCTTACCCCCACATCGCTGTCGATGCTGCTAGGAAGGTCGCCAAGGGTGAGGCTGATAGGGGATTGTTGATCTGCGGTACCG GTATGGGCGTCGCCATCTCTGCCAACAAGGTGCCCGGTATCCGAGCTTCCGTCGCCCACGACTCATTCTCTGTCGAACGTCTCATCAAGTCCAACAATGCCCAAATCCTCTGTCTCGGCCAACGAGTCATCGGTATCGAGCTTGCCAAGAAGCTTGTTGCTGAATGGCTCGGTCACGTCTTTGACCCTTCATCCGCGAGCAACGATAAGGTCAAGGTCATCCATGACTACGATGGATATGAGTATGAGGCTGTTCCCGGTGGATGCACTTGA
- a CDS encoding hypothetical protein (HMMPfam hit to Fungal_trans, Fungal specific transcription factor domain, score: 44.9, E(): 2.2e-10) — MSEPPKVTNYNPNEPRRITPDNSSSIDSNPLGDPMNAGPSNFNKDINNPESDNSNKRRRSSPPSSEPPRVQLACFYCRTKRIRCSGTKPRCEGCIKADVECEWPAARAKKRTKKEMEEARRAESERNATAAAAAASSTSKSNGTPVYKEQANLLNNQLNYWSNPATSSQYLWPPDLSTLPSIEPASDDTNQAASNVSQIHQMTQSGQLSIDPNSAAPDVKLTPGGEMVPSVSISMSNNGNPASGQEFQFLTGNEWSPNTDWKIASALESQTAFISGNPGEGDDLELFYYRFTNELILDIKSGSTAIHPGINRVSLKLQRRDPSFPPMATAPQPTNESPSADSSYLGLDLFDATGMPHSHVWEPLFDLFFKHMSQHFPSCSRQRMMERFQTGTMSQFLACCICSLGARFSDVKDRAWAAASFIAKAQELVPPLLHLPTHDVLTGMLFLAWSNYGQNSDSGLWQYSGMAIRMSSDLGAHEVSELYESPAHYARNQLMFWSLFVTDRVVAFATGRPASIPEDIIEIPLPKDEDFFPDPARNLPDSPFEPVEPVPFVQLVKLMVIVGRISNVLNGRRGRALTLVSTSEPLPELLAELQLRLVTFYSNLPDSLKWSADNFKHQHTRGHSGTFLTLHLWANAVLALIYHPELLKSPSGVETPLNRSMPRNVQLSLASSRQIVECMIFADLVDSTSYTSSPYLAQPLFVAAMAFIHEMRSLQANMDPADMPPFSGAASGNNDSSNNNNLHPKSQSSNATDMLMLSMAKQNFSTLLNAVHKMEEYWAGVNYVATLLEKRSGFPRPSSKVSTKTFISLPDKGLLKRFTADPQHPQSVAPPTETSLRDAISRSERASSTNSFGLTPLWLSDFMSGYTVENMSFAPADNVDLERLLASRGGEQGGGFKQDNNMSSL, encoded by the exons ATGAGTGAACCACCTAAAGTCACAAACTATAATCCCAACGAACCGAGACGCATTACTCCAGACAACTCCAGCTCTATAGACTCGAATCCCCTCGGGGACCCAATGAATGCTGGACCGTCCAACTTCAA TAAGGACATCAACAATCCAGAATCggacaacagcaacaaacGGCGCCGCTCATCCCCCCCATCGTCCGAACCGCCCCGAGTCCAGCTGGCCTGCTTCTACTGTCGCACCAAGCGAATACGATGTAGCGGGACCAAACCAAGATGCGAAGGGTGTATAAAGGCGGATGTAGAGTGTGAATGGCCGGCGGCgagggcgaagaagagaacgaaaaaggagatggaggaggcgaGAAGGGCAGAGAGTGAGAGGAATGcgactgctgctgctgctgctgcttcttcgACATCGAAGTCTAATGGGACGCCTGTATACAAAGAACAGGCGA ATTTGCTCAACAATCAGTTAAATTACTGGTCAAATCCCGCCACATCTTCTCAATACCTCTGGCCACCCGATCTCTCAACCTTGCCTAGCATTGAACCAGCGTCCGACGATACCAACCAAGCAGCGTCAAATGTATCCCAAATACATCAAATGACTCAATCAGGCCAGTTGTCCATTGACCCCAATTCGGCAGCACCGGATGTCAAGTTAACACCCGGGGGGGAGATGGTACCGTCAGTATCAATATCAATGTCAAATAACGGCAATCCTGCATCAGGACAAGAGTTCCAGTTTTTAACGGGGAATGAATGGTCCCCCAATACGGATTGGAAGATTGCAAGCGCGTTGGAAAGCCAAACAGCTTTCATCAGTGGTAACCcgggggaaggggatgatTTGGAGCTGTTCTATTATCGATTC ACAAACGAGCTCATCCTTGATATCAAGTCCGGCTCAACCGCCATTCACCCTGGTATTAATCGTGTAAGCCTAAAGCTTCAGCGACGTGAtccatcttttccaccTATGGCCACCGCTCCGCAACCTACAAACGAATCACCATCTGCGGACTCGTCATATCTTGGTCTCGACCTCTTTGACGCCACAGGTATGCCGCATTCACACGTCTGGGAACCTCTATTCGACCTTTTCTTTAAGCATATGAGTCAACATTTCCCGAGCTGTAGTCGCCAACGTATGATGGAAAGGTTCCAGACAGGTACAATGAGTCAGTTCTTGGCGTGCTGTATCTGTAGTTTGGGCGCGCGTTTTAGCGATGTCAAGGACCGAGCGTGGGCGGCTGCATCATTCATTGCTAAAGCACAAGAGCTTGTCCCGCCTCTTCTACATCTCCCAACACACGATGTTCTCACGGGCATGCTTTTCCTCGCCTGGTCAAATTACGGCCAAAATTCGGACAGCGGTCTGTGGCAGTACTCTGGTATGGCCATCCGCATGTCATCCGATCTCGGCGCACATGAAGTATCTGAACTCTACGAATCACCCGCACATTACGCTCGTAATCAACTGATGTTTTGGTCATTATTCGTCACTGATCGTGTGGTGGCGTTTGCCACCGGTCGACCGGCAAGTATCCCGGAAGATATCATCGAAATACCTTTACCAAAGGACGAAGACTTTTTTCCTGATCCGGCACGAAACTTGCCTGATTCCCCGTTCGAACCTGTCGAGCCCGTACCCTTTGTCCAGCTGGTAAAGCTCATGGTCATCGTCGGACGGATATCCAACGTTCTCAATGGCCGGCGCGGCCGTGCACTTACCCTCGTCTCCACCTCTGAACCCTTACCCGAGCTCCTCGCAGAACTTCAACTTCGCCTTGTCACATTCTACTCCAACTTGCCCGACTCTCTAAAATGGAGTGCAGACAACTTTAAGCATCAGCACACGCGTGGACATTCAGGCACTTTTCTGACATTACATCTCTGGGCCAATGCGGTGTTAGCATTGATTTATCATCCAGAGTTGTTGAAGAGCCCGAGTGGGGTTGAGACGCCGTTGAACAGGAGTATGCCGAGGAATGTACAGCTGAGTCTGGCAAGTTCAAGGCAGATCGTGGAGTGTATGATCTTTGCGGACTTGGTGGATTCTACCAGCTAT ACTTCTTCCCCATACCTCGCTCAACCCCTTTTCGTCGCCGC TATGGCCTTTATCCACGAGATGCGTTCTTTACAAGCAAACATGGATCCCGCCGACATGCCACCGTTCTCTGGCGCCGCATCTGGCAATAACGACAGTAGCAACAACAATAATCTTCATCCCAAAAGTCAATCTTCCAATGCTACGGACATGCTCATGTTGTCCATGGCGAAGCAAAACTTTAGCACGCTATTGAATGCGGTACATAAGATGGAAGAGTACTGGGCAGGGGTGAACTATGTTGCTACCTTGTTGGAAAAAC GATCCGGTTTTCCAAGACCTAGCTCCAAAGTTTCTACCAAGAcattcatctctctcccgGACAAGGGACTGTTGAAACGTTTCACCGCCGATCCTCAACACCCTCAAAGCGTCGCGCCTCCGACAGAGACTTCGCTGAGGGATGCCATCTCTCGTAGCGAACGAGCTTCGAGTACGAATTCATTTGGGCTCA CTCCATTGTGGTTATCTGATTTCATGTCTGGCTATACGGTCGAGAACATGTCTTTCGCTCCGGCTGATAATGTGGATCTTGAGAGATTGTTGGCATCTCGGGGAGGAGAACAGGGGGGTGGTTTCAAGCAGGACAACAACATGTCTTCTCTTTaa